TGACCTCATACTTAGTCAGTGTGTTCCTCTCCCACCCTCGATGGGCGCAAAGAGGAAACTGCTGAAACGCTGACTCAAAAAAAATTCCGCTTGCTTCGATTAGGGCAGGCTATCCGTTGACGGGCCTACCCGAATTTGGTCCTCGACAATAGTATGTCACAAACGCACAGGACAGGTGGTAATACATCTTtatacagaataaaaaaaatgtcattaatgATATCCACCTTCCTGTTTTACATGTTTAGTTCACCTGTAAACTGCTAGAGCCTTTAAAAGGAATTCGTGCCGCTGAACTCTAAATTATTCCCTTAACCCTCAAGACATTCTGATAGTTTAAGGTTAATTTAATGAAAATATATCAAGGACCTAGTGAGCAGTCAATGAAACACATTTGAGTGATTGAAAAAACATGCAGTTGAGTTCATGTGCTGAGATTTCTCCAAATGTCAATATGCAACGTTATTCCACCTCTCTTCAGAAAAAATATTGTTATCACTGACGCAAATATAATTATCACTAATTATTCTGAATACTAAAAATCTATTATAACTCAATGTATGGAAGAAGAGTTAAACACTGGAATCAGACATGTCATGAGAACTGTTCAGAGGAACCCTTGTATTACCAGAATTACCTGGTGAAACAGGAGCACAAGTGCCATTGCAGAATGCCAGAGGAACACTTGGAGATCCTGATGCCTGGAGATCTCTGTGCCAGTACACTACACTGTACTTGAATATGCAAGATGTTATTTGGTAAACCTGTGGTGTTCTGGAAGACGAGACTGGTCGATAAGACTTTAAGAAGTAACTGTTTGGCCTTACAGACCAATAGTGTTTCTGGCATTACAAAGTCAAGGCCTGTGGCAAGACATGTACCAAATTCATTAGTTGTCCTGTTTTGCTGCTGTGGAGGAACTTGTTGTCTTGACAGTGTGACTGGTGTTGTGGGTAAACACTACACGATCTTGGAGCAGAAAGTGATGTTTATTGTGTGCATATTTAAACTGAATGAACTTTCCAGCAAAACATTGAACCGAGACACCAAGTCCGACAGAGATTAATGAGATTTTTCATTTGAACTATTTGTAAACTCAACTTTATGTTGGCTAATGTGTTAGATTTAGAGTTTATTaaggtgtttctcaaagtcaagcaAGGATCCTTAATGGCTGTGTTTCAAGGATGCTACATCATCGAATCCTGCCGAAGGACTGTTCCGAGGATCCTTCTAATTCTACCAAGGACCAAGTCCTTCATTCAGAGAATTTTCAAGGATACCATGGGAGTATCCTCTGTGATCTTGAAGCACCCACAATCCTATGTGCACATACCAGAGCCTTTAAACAAAAGTGCGGAATTTGAAGGCGGGACCTTTGCAATGATGAACACCTGCACACTAGCGAGACTGTTCCATTATTTGTTCTCCGAATGCTAGGAAGGAGTCTTGTCTATCCTCTGAAGGACCTGACTTGGAAGGACCCATCCTACCAAGGAAGCATTCTTGACTTTgagagcctctctctcactcttcggAAGATGAggtcttcctgtttttttttcctttttcttaaaGTCTGCTAATCCACCGTTAGTCACCTTTGATTCAATCAGCATTACTTGTATAACATGTGTTCAAACACAGTTGTGCAATGTAATTACTTCAACAAATTTAGACtatgcctcagtgtgtgttgtgcttttgtATCCAGGAAATGATAACATCAGATTAATTCAATGAAATCTGGTATAGCAGCCCTCTTTCTCCATGACTGCAATTAAAGGCAAAATTGCACTTGTTAGTATTGATCACAGAAAGATTCGATCTCACAGAGCACGGCACAAATCCATATCTCTTTTTTAAGCCTCTGTTCAGGATTTACAGAGTGAAAAGCTGCTAAATGGTTTTGGGACTGTCCttgcagtgctgtttttttcagTGAAATTCTGTCTGATGCGTTGGTAATAAATCGTAATAATTTTAAAGGACCATCCTCACAAGTAGCctcataaacacaacgatgAAAGTTTTGTATAATTTGTCTGGGTCAAGTAACAGCCTGTACTTGGCAAAATTACCCTCAGCCAAACTGCATAGTAAGAGAAAGTTTCCTCTATGTTGCATCTCAATGTGGTGATACAACAGACATTGGACTGATTAACAATATTCGCCAAGAACAGGCATTCATTGTGGTATTGCTCTAGGAACACCATTTTTTAGACAGACACTCCCatgattgttgatatttgtgtgtatgtgtgccagaACTGGTCAACAGCTTTGACCACTTGAGTAACGCTGTAAGAGTACCCTATGACCATTCATTTTGTTGTGTGCTTTAGATCTGACTAGTTCCATTCTACTCTGCTTTCAAAGCCCAAAGGAAGAGATCAAAGCAAAATAGTGCACGGGTGTTCATTGGACACTCTGTTCCTTTCCTGAATGTAAACAAAAGGGTCAAGGGCAACTGTGTCATGTTGGGAAAGAATGTGACTTTTAAGTCAATGGccatgaacccccccccccatctgatGTTGGAGTAAATGGGAAAGAGTGGGGCCTGCACTCTTTTTGCACAATAAGTGACCTCCCGCTGGGCTTGCAGGGAGccggagagaggagaagaatgagGGGATGTTGCCGTAATGTCTGCCGCTCTACTGTCTGCATGTACAGCGCTGTCAGTCAATGACTCGTTCATGCCGCCCACCCCTTTCAAGCCTCTTAGCTGATCAGGGTTACATAATCTTCTGTAAAATGCTCTAGGTAAATCTCAGGATGACGGGTTCACCTAAGCATAAATTAGCTGGAAAAGGGTTGGGCTTCagacacatccatccacacaaCTCAGTTTCAAAAGGCCATGTGACTGTTTATTTGTGGTGACTGTGGTGacagttgtgttgtgtgcacaACAGTGGcttttataaaataatataaatgatTGCCTTATTCATCATTTATTATGTAACTATGGTGTTGGCATCCTTTTTGAAAGACATATGGTCTGGCTCATAGGCATagactgtgttggtgtgtgtgtgtgctcatttattttcaaaaaagaCAAGAGGAGGGTGGAAGGGGGGAGTTGTAATCTTGTTGATAAACACTTCTTCATTAGTTACCATTGGACCATATGGGGACCTGTTCTGTGTAATATCCTCCTTCCCTATTATCCAAATTAACTGAAGAGAGATTGGATTTCTTTTGTTTGCATCTCTCATGTAATTGCATTAGAGGTTGAAATGTCTTACTTAGGTTATTTTTTTGCCCCATGCATTAAGGTTTCAGaactgtgtgttcagtttgttagctgttttgtttcatatttcataAAATATACACTCCACAGGGAAACATAGTATTAAACGTACAGCACCAGTCTCTACTTCTGCACCTGTGTTTACACAACATATCCCACTATCAAGCCCTTATTTTGTAGTGCACAGAGGAAAGATTTGAACACTAACACTAATAGTGTCAGAGgggttgtcacacacacacacacacacacacacacacacacacacacacacacacacacacacacacacacacacacacacacacacacacacacacacacacacacacacacacacacacacacacacacacacacacacacctacataccaaaggaaatgttttcatttcctCACACAAGTCTCTAGAACTTGGCCAAAATGACCCAGCTCAAGAGAGCTTTCCTACAGTTCCCCCTGTAAAGCAGTTTCAGTGGACCACACCTACATTCTAAAAAGATATCAGCACCgttttgagtgctctatgagtagaaaagtagtgctatataaatgcagtccattacCATTTACCGTTGACACCTATAAATGCTGGTACATTTGAAAAACAAGCTAATCAAACTAACATGCTCCTTGAATCCACAGTGTGTGAATGCAGCTCCAGGTTTGTCCAGACTTGTCCAATGACTGGGAACCTCATGACAGGCTGTTCGGGCTGTGGAACATGTGGATGCAGCTTCCCTCACCACATGTCCACCACATGCTCATGACGAGTCTGAAAACTCCGTTAGATACGGTAGTTATGTAACAGGAAGCCCTGAAAACTAAAGGAAACTTTCAATTAGGTTATGTTGATATAGGAGGAAAGACACAGGCAGCTAACAAATTGTTGTACGTGAAGTCACAGTGTAGTAAACCGAAATCCTTgtggatgtttgtttttgttcatggTCTAAATAGAAAGCTGTCACTCTGTGAATCATTAAAAGTGCTCTCATGCTTGAAAATGCCATCTGCTTTAGACATCAGTGCTTTCAAACTATCAAGTTGTGTTTTATATTATGGTTAATTCAGAAGCATCGCCTAAAACATTTCAGAAGGAGGGAATCTTCAGGAGGTAAGGTGGTGAGGAATACAAACCCccttgagagaaaaaaataggCAGTCTGTTTCTGGTGAGTCAGGGGTATTATTTCTGTTGATCACTTCGTGTCCAGAAGATAAACAAAGCCTTGCACCTATGTCAGTGTGAACATAAAATTCAcataaattcatgtaaataaacaataaatatgccattatttttctcatttaAGTTGCAGTTGAAACAGTCTAATTGAAAGATTCCTATGACATTCAAGAGATTACAGTGGTGATGAATCAGAATGGTTTCAAATACACAGAGGCCTCATTCTTTCAAAGGTCCATAATAGTGCAGCTTTCTGTTACATGCAGTAACACTGGTGTCATGCTGTATGTAAATAGTCATGCAAAAGCTTTAACAAGAACGTTGTGGAATTAGTTTTGTTAAGCTAGGAGATGTGTTGTAATCTAAACTACATTGTTATTTGGCTATCTCATGAACTCTGCCCAACTGACACAATAAATACCTCTAAATTGGATAGTGAACGACAGTTTTGTCAGAAAAGAAATGAGAGTGGATATTTCTGTAAATGGTAATAGGTTTGAGAAACATGGGTCCAGAATTGCAATACAGTAATTTTAGGCTTGTCACACAAACCTAGTGGTTATTATGTAAGGGTCCTATCAGTCTGGAaagctttgtttatttatagtaCATCAGACATAACAGTTGAGTAAGTGGACAAAGACATTGGTAGTCATGCACATGAAGGAAGATAACACTGCCCTGAGAGATCAGTCAGACTTAAAACAAACCCCAGTCATTCAGTTTCCCCGTTTATCCAAACCACATCACCAGACTGTTTATTGTTTACTTGGGTTCTTATTTCCGGCAGGTGTTCCCAGATGCTATTTCCGGTGTTTGTCAATATCAAATAACATAGTTTATGTAACAATATGTAAAAGATATAGTCCTTTGACTGAGCATTTCAAGTATAATGAATTTGGTCTTTGAGTACATTTCAGCAATACATTTAATCATGTAACATGTAAATCACAGATTTGCCCAAGCGTTGTATTATAGAGGTACAACTAGGTTAATGCAGTTCTGTATAGATTTATGACACCCTATTGTAGACCATACATATACTTAGTGCAAAGGTCACTTAGCTGTAAGGTTTTATGGAATCTGACTGTTAGTATTACAATTCTTTGTCACAGAATTATAGCTTCCAAAAATTGCCCAACATCCTGTCGGAAGGACCAATCACATTTAATGGTAATACAAGTGGTCTTTATTCAGGCAATTTAAATTAAGGacgtttcagtttttttttttaaagtccatGTTGATACATCCACAGAGGATACAAAAGTATTGCACTATAAAAGTGTTCTTAGTGTGGCACATAGCAGACAATGGTTGACAAGTTGCAGTCAGTTTTCCAGCAGGCTTTTGCTATGCTAGAACTTGGCCTAGGCCTGCTATGTGATCATAAAACATGAATGCCTTTAACTTGCAAGAGcagctttggaaaaaaaaacaaaaaaaagaaagaaaaaagtccAGTGAAATAAAGTAGTGAATGGTTTTGTTTAATTCAGAAATCCACTAACATTAGGCTTCAATTACTTGAAGAAGGCTAGGCCTATAGGCAGCATAATTGTCGCAGACAATATTTCATTTAAACAATATTTACGGTCAACAAAAAAGGTTGTTTAACACATGTGCATCCACCCTCCCACAAATAGTAGCCTACAGTATTTTCTGTCAGAGTGTTTTTACAACACCAGCCATACGAAATGGTTCAGTAGAGTGCCACTTTTACTGTTTTGTTCCCTGTTCGGAATTAGTAGGCTACATTGGCCCATACCCCATGCGCCTCACTTTCTTGGCACATAAAACAAAGATTTAACAACAAGAGTCCTGATGCTGTCTCGAAGTAGGCCCAGTGCCGTTTAACAATTTCCCCCTGACATCATTACTCCGTACACAAGGAGCCTTGTGAATAGGCGGGCACCAGACAGGACGTGGCAATAATAGTCAGAATCGTTCAGGCAACGAGCTTTCATTGTATGCTTATTTGGCTATTCAGTAAAGTCCTCACAATAGCAGACAACAATTTGTGCAACTACCAGCTGGGCTTGGTCGCTTCTGTAGAGCGGCGCGTGTAGCGGTCTCGAACACCTCGCGTACACCGTCTTTGGTTTTGGCTGAACACTCCAAATAGTCGTACGCCCCGATGCGCACGGCCATGGCTCTTCCGTCCTCCGTTTTCACGGGCTCTTGTTTCATCCTTGACAGCTCGTTTCTTACGTTCTCGTCGTTCCGTAAGTCCTTTTTATTAGCCACTAGAATTATGGGGACGTTTGGGCAAAAGTGTTTGACCTCTGGCACCCACTTTTCAGGAATGTTTTCAAGGGAGTCTGGACTATCCACCGAAAAACACATCAGTATGACATCAGTGTCCGGATAGGACAACGGCCGGAGCCTGTCGTAGTCCTCTTGTCCAGCAGTATCCCACAGAGCCAGCTGCACTTGTTTGGAGTCTACCTCGATATCAGCGACATAATTCTCAAATACAGTTGGGACGTAGACCTCTGGGAACTCGTCCTTGCTGAACACGATTAAGAGGCATGTTTTCCCACAAGCACCGTCTCCTACCACGACCAATTTCTTGCGAATATCTGCCATGGCTAGAGTCGCATTCAACTGAGAAACACTGACTATTACAACAAAGGCAACAGTTGGTTTGGTTGATGGAAAACGTGTTCACTCCTTGGGTTACTCAGTAGCTTCGTTTTCAGACCATCCCAAAATGTAGACAGCTGTAGGCTACACATCGACGTACTTGCACTCGCTCGCTTTATAACGGATCGAATGCTTTCTTAATATAGCAATCCAATCGGAACTATGGAAGTGATGTCACCCTTTACAAAAGCAACAATGATTGGTCCCTAATATTGTCGGAGGCGGGGTTATCATTGTGACAGCCATTTGAACTCTGGGATATGTATGCGTGAACCAGAAGGCTGTGCCTCGAGGAAGACAGTTCACAATCAGTATCATGATTAGGATATATTATCTAgccaaagaaaataaatatgaatacaaaCAGTTATTGAAAGCCACAATAACAAATATTAACACTGACGTGGAACATTCGACATTTGAGACATTCAACTTGACAATACTGAAAGTAGGCTAGCCCATTAATTGAGAGAGTGGAATAATTGTACACGGGATAGGTGATGGCCTATATTAGCTAAATGAAGAGATGGTGGTAATGTCAGTTTGAAAACATATTGCTTTGGGGTGTGAGTAAACAACTATAGCTAAAGGTGAGGAACTTTGAGGTCTAAACAATCTTTAGGTTAAGATTATATAGGGGTTTAGGAGATTCGACCTGCACCAGTCAAGAGCAATTATACATACGGAACGTGAGCATGAATCAAAATGTATCTTCCACATCAGCCCTGGGCCTACACAAAGTTTTCGCATGTTAACATGATTTATGTATTTTACGTACttgcaaaaatatatttttgtataaaaAGTCAAGTAATATTGCAGACAGTAAAAAAATGTGCATTCATCTTTTAATATAATTGTTTGTTAAACTGCCTGGGGCACAGGCCAGGACCAAAAACAGAAAATCTGTTGATATGCAGATGCGCATCTCTGGCCAAAGTTCACATGCTCACGAACGGGCCTTTTGTTCTTCCTGGTGCCGATCGAAGCCCACGTTGGCGAAAAAGTACATTTGATCTATGTTCTTCAGGTTAATTGATAATGTTTAAGCGAACCTGACATTTTAGTGCGCAGGTCTAGCCTACAATATGCATTCAGTCTGCGGGGAGGGCACTAGCGTGATACTCCAAACTCCTACATAGCTAGCACGTTCAAACCTAAATCATTAAAACACCGATCTCCacggaaacaaaacaaaatagctGGATTGTCGACAACAGGGTCTATTCAAACGTCGGTCTTCAGCGAAAAATACTGCGTGTAAGTACTAAGGATATTGTAATTGGTGCCATATTATACATAATCTGGAGGTATAACGTGGATTATTGCTTTGGTCGCTGAGTATTTCCCCCTTTTGTTTAGCGGGTAAGGCCCCTCTGTTTAGAACTTGGAGGGGGGCCATGTTGTTAGTGAGTGGTGTAGTTACCCAGCAGCGATGGTGTTTTGTTAATGCTCTCCAGACGGCATTTGGGTGATGCTCTATCTTTCAACGCTGTACATACGGCCTAGAGATATGTTCTAATAGCATGTGAATAGCTTTTAACTGGATACATTTTAATATATCATTTTAAGTATTTAACTTTAAAAGGTAAGATGCTTCGTTGTTTTATTAACAAAGCTTGCTGTATCTGCCCGACATAATCTAGCCAtggagctaacgttagctaatgcTGTGTTGTTGGTATGCTAGATTCAAAGCTAATGTTACCGAGCTAAACTTGATTTGCCTGTTCACTAGCTACCTCGCTTGCTTACTGTCCTCAACAACCATTCTTTTTAGAAGCTAGCTTACATTCTCCACTCATTCTAGTTAGCTTACCTTTGAATTAGGCCAAGCTCGTTTACTGAATGGGTGATGTTCATTTAAACACGTTATATGTTCATTCTGTATTATGTTAGCATTAGCTGTTGCTAGGGCAAATAAACCAGTTGGTTAGCCAGGTAAGGTTAGGCTTTGCTTGCTGGCTAGCGTTCGTTAGGTTTTAGCGGCGGCAGCAGTTATTAGGTATGTAGAATCATGGCTGAAGCCACATAGCGAACATGGATATCAAGTTAGCTATATAGGTGGGTTTGTAAGTAGATACCATTAGCTACGCACATTGTCTTGTTTCGTGTCATGAGAGAGAGTGCTAGCTAGCGATTTGTAAAATATTgctagctagttgacgttagctGATGTAACGTCAGCCTGGCAGAGGTACCTAGCAAGCACTTTAGCTTTTTATCGGAAATGTGATTCTTCCCCTCATTAATGCTCAATTGTGGTAATCAAGGCTAGTCCGTCATTTAGTTTGGTCACTGGCTAACTACCCGGAGTAgctaattgattttttttcttttaacgcGGTAGCTACCTTTGTTTGCTTTTCTAACTTGGATAGCTAGTTCGCCTGCTTACATTAACGTTA
Above is a genomic segment from Clupea harengus chromosome 15, Ch_v2.0.2, whole genome shotgun sequence containing:
- the LOC105907285 gene encoding rho-related GTP-binding protein RhoB-like; amino-acid sequence: MADIRKKLVVVGDGACGKTCLLIVFSKDEFPEVYVPTVFENYVADIEVDSKQVQLALWDTAGQEDYDRLRPLSYPDTDVILMCFSVDSPDSLENIPEKWVPEVKHFCPNVPIILVANKKDLRNDENVRNELSRMKQEPVKTEDGRAMAVRIGAYDYLECSAKTKDGVREVFETATRAALQKRPSPAGSCTNCCLLL